The following coding sequences lie in one Polluticoccus soli genomic window:
- a CDS encoding TolC family protein, translating to MKYRSAVLLLCLLVSGFRGVAQDTLTITLRKADSLFFNENYYLLASAMNIQVKNAEVLQAKLYPNPTATAEFNAYDPENHQAFHVGQTGEKIFQFEQLIILGGKRKSEIEMAKMNADIAALEFQDLVRQLKYRLHKSLFAIGQQQILLNKYSRQLALLDTILASYEIQVHKGNMPLKDLVRLKGGYLNLNNDRAALLKEYFDEQTEVQTLLRTTAVVAFRFTDEDITNYIKQKGLEDLKTEALSSHPDLLIMEQDKTLADRYWRYQKQLVVPDVNLYSSYDQRGGAFANQVNAGLSIDLPLWNRNQGNIRAASYQAKQADYSLKAKQQEVLTNLQNSYALYTHTVQEYQKLIGMYNQDFEITLKGMTENFQKRNISLIEFVDFFESYNLAVAEQARIKTQLVSSAEQLNLSIGKDIY from the coding sequence ATGAAATACAGATCAGCTGTTTTACTATTGTGTCTCCTGGTCTCAGGTTTTCGGGGAGTTGCTCAAGACACATTAACGATTACACTCCGCAAGGCCGACAGCCTTTTCTTCAACGAAAACTACTACCTGCTGGCATCGGCCATGAATATCCAGGTAAAAAATGCCGAAGTATTACAAGCCAAGCTGTATCCCAATCCAACTGCTACAGCTGAGTTCAATGCCTATGATCCGGAAAATCACCAAGCATTTCATGTAGGACAAACCGGGGAAAAGATATTCCAGTTTGAACAGCTCATAATACTCGGAGGCAAACGCAAGTCGGAAATAGAAATGGCAAAGATGAACGCCGACATAGCGGCACTGGAGTTTCAAGATCTTGTGCGCCAGCTGAAATATCGCCTTCACAAAAGCTTGTTTGCAATAGGCCAGCAGCAAATACTACTGAACAAATATAGCAGGCAGCTCGCTCTACTCGATACGATACTGGCTAGTTACGAAATACAAGTACACAAAGGCAATATGCCACTCAAAGACCTCGTCCGGCTAAAAGGTGGCTACCTGAACCTAAATAACGATCGCGCCGCACTTCTGAAAGAATACTTTGATGAACAAACAGAGGTGCAGACGTTGCTACGCACCACTGCGGTTGTTGCATTCAGATTTACTGACGAAGACATAACGAATTATATCAAACAAAAAGGCCTGGAAGACCTGAAGACCGAAGCGCTCTCAAGTCATCCCGATCTGTTGATCATGGAACAGGACAAAACACTTGCCGACAGATACTGGCGATACCAGAAACAACTGGTTGTGCCGGATGTCAATCTTTATTCATCCTACGATCAGCGCGGCGGTGCATTTGCCAACCAGGTAAATGCAGGCTTATCCATCGACCTGCCGCTATGGAACAGGAACCAGGGAAATATCAGGGCCGCAAGCTACCAGGCGAAACAAGCTGATTACTCGCTAAAAGCAAAACAGCAGGAAGTACTTACCAACCTGCAAAACAGCTACGCCCTGTACACACACACGGTGCAGGAATATCAAAAGCTCATAGGTATGTATAACCAGGATTTCGAGATCACACTAAAAGGAATGACAGAAAATTTCCAGAAAAGAAATATTTCGCTGATCGAGTTTGTTGATTTCTTCGAATCCTACAACCTGGCAGTGGCCGAACAGGCGCGTATCAAAACCCAACTGGTTTCATCTGCCGAGCAACTCAACCTTTCTATAGGTAAAGATATCTATTGA
- a CDS encoding efflux RND transporter periplasmic adaptor subunit gives MHITRNPIFKRLIVVAIPVFLLVACRSKKTVEESSAFTLSDTMMAKCDFYKATMEPVKNEIRLFGKISADNNKLAQVYPVVGGVVTNINVELGDYVRQGQILATIRSTEIAQFQKERLDAMNDVAVSEKNLQVAKDLFAGKLNSEKDVIAAQKELQKTKAELNRVNEVYKIYNLKSGSIYNVVAPISGFVVTKKINQNEQIRSDNNEPLFSIAEINEVWALANVNESDISRIQEGYNAEVKTIAFPDKAYYGKIDKIFNAIDPETRSMKVLVKIPNADFKLKPEMNCTVAVRYIEDHQLVAVPASAIVFDKSKYWIMVFKDRHNIETRKVDVYRQVGDISYIKSGINAGETVISKNGLLVYDALND, from the coding sequence ATGCATATCACACGAAATCCCATCTTCAAAAGGCTAATTGTTGTTGCAATCCCGGTATTCCTACTGGTTGCCTGTCGAAGCAAAAAGACCGTTGAAGAATCGAGCGCATTCACGTTAAGTGACACCATGATGGCCAAGTGCGACTTCTATAAAGCCACAATGGAACCTGTGAAGAATGAAATACGCCTGTTTGGTAAAATATCGGCCGATAACAACAAACTGGCACAAGTGTACCCCGTAGTAGGCGGCGTCGTTACCAATATCAATGTAGAGCTGGGCGACTACGTAAGGCAGGGACAAATATTAGCGACTATACGTAGTACGGAGATAGCCCAGTTTCAGAAAGAACGCCTGGATGCTATGAATGATGTTGCAGTGTCAGAAAAAAACCTGCAAGTGGCAAAAGACTTGTTTGCAGGCAAACTGAATTCTGAAAAAGATGTGATAGCCGCTCAAAAAGAACTGCAGAAAACAAAGGCAGAACTAAATAGAGTGAACGAGGTGTATAAGATATACAACCTTAAAAGCGGTTCTATATACAATGTAGTGGCGCCGATCAGCGGTTTCGTCGTGACGAAAAAAATAAACCAGAACGAGCAGATACGCTCCGACAACAATGAGCCACTGTTTTCTATTGCAGAAATAAATGAGGTATGGGCGCTAGCCAATGTAAACGAAAGCGATATTTCCAGGATACAAGAGGGATATAACGCCGAAGTAAAAACGATCGCTTTTCCTGACAAAGCTTATTACGGGAAAATAGATAAGATATTCAACGCCATAGACCCGGAAACACGCTCTATGAAAGTGCTGGTAAAAATACCCAATGCCGACTTCAAACTAAAGCCTGAGATGAACTGCACCGTAGCAGTACGCTATATCGAAGATCACCAATTGGTAGCAGTGCCAGCATCTGCAATTGTGTTTGACAAGAGCAAATACTGGATAATGGTATTTAAAGACAGGCACAATATTGAAACACGCAAAGTAGACGTCTACAGGCAGGTCGGAGACATTTCATATATCAAAAGCGGTATTAACGCCGGCGAGACGGTTATTTCTAAAAATGGATTGCTTGTATACGATGCGCTAAACGACTAA